In the Sus scrofa isolate TJ Tabasco breed Duroc chromosome 6, Sscrofa11.1, whole genome shotgun sequence genome, one interval contains:
- the MED8 gene encoding mediator of RNA polymerase II transcription subunit 8 isoform X4 — MEREEKQLEASLDALLSQVADLKNSLGSFIYKLENEYDRLTWPSVLDSFALLSGQLNTLNKVLKHEKTPLFRNQVIIPLVLSPDRDEDLMVCITRADTVLEQKRQTEGRVPVFSHEVVPDHLRTKPDPEVEEQEKQLTTDAARIGADAAQKQIQSLNKMCSNLLEKISKEERESEGGGLRPNKQTFNPADTNALVAAVAFGKGLSNWRPSGSSGPGQPGQPGAGTVLAGASGLQQVQMAGAPSQQQPMLSGVQMAQAGQPGKMPSGIKTNIKSASMHPYQR; from the exons ATGGAG AGGGAGGAGAAGCAGCTTGAGGCATCATTAGATGCACTCCTGAGTCAAGTGGCTGATCTGAAGAACTCACTGGGGAGTTTCATTTACAAGTTGGAGAACGAGTATGACCGGCTGACCTG GCCGTCTGTCCTGGACAGCTTTGCCTTGCTTTCCGGACAGTTAAACACTCTGAACAAAGTCTTGAAGCATGAAAAGACACCGCTGTTCCGTAACCAGGTCATCATCCCTCTGGTGCTGTCCCCAGACCGAGATGAAGACCTCATG GTCTGCATCACCAGGGCCGACACAGTTCTCGAACAAAAA CGGCAGACGGAAGGACGGGTGCCTGTGTTTAGCCATGAGGTGGTCCCTGACCATCTGAGAACGAAGCCTGACCCTGAGGTGGAAGAGCAAGAGAAGCAGCTGACCACGGACGCTGCCCGCATCGGTGCTGATGCGGCTCAG AAGCAGATCCAGAGCTTGAATAAAATGTGCTCAAACCTTCTGGAGAAAATCAGCAAAGAGGAACGAGAATCAGAGGGTGGAG GTCTCCGGCCGAACAAGCAGACCTTTAACCCAGCAGACACTAACGCCTTAGTGGCAGCCGTTGCCTTTGGGAAGGGACTGTCTAACTGGAGGCCTTCAGGCAGCAGTGGTCCCGGCCAGCCGGGCCAGCCGGGCGCCGGGACAGTCCTCGCAGGAGCCTCAGGGTTACAGCAGGTGCAGATGGCCGGAGCGCCAAGTCAGCAGCAGCCGATGCTCAGTGGGGTGCAGATGGCCCAAGCAGGTCAGCCAG GGAAAATGCCAAGTGGAATAAAAACCAACATCAAGTCAGCTTCAATGCATCCCTACCAGCGGTGA
- the MED8 gene encoding mediator of RNA polymerase II transcription subunit 8 isoform X3 — MQREEKQLEASLDALLSQVADLKNSLGSFIYKLENEYDRLTWPSVLDSFALLSGQLNTLNKVLKHEKTPLFRNQVIIPLVLSPDRDEDLMVCITRADTVLEQKRQTEGRVPVFSHEVVPDHLRTKPDPEVEEQEKQLTTDAARIGADAAQKQIQSLNKMCSNLLEKISKEERESEGGGLRPNKQTFNPADTNALVAAVAFGKGLSNWRPSGSSGPGQPGQPGAGTVLAGASGLQQVQMAGAPSQQQPMLSGVQMAQAGQPGKMPSGIKTNIKSASMHPYQR; from the exons ATGCAG AGGGAGGAGAAGCAGCTTGAGGCATCATTAGATGCACTCCTGAGTCAAGTGGCTGATCTGAAGAACTCACTGGGGAGTTTCATTTACAAGTTGGAGAACGAGTATGACCGGCTGACCTG GCCGTCTGTCCTGGACAGCTTTGCCTTGCTTTCCGGACAGTTAAACACTCTGAACAAAGTCTTGAAGCATGAAAAGACACCGCTGTTCCGTAACCAGGTCATCATCCCTCTGGTGCTGTCCCCAGACCGAGATGAAGACCTCATG GTCTGCATCACCAGGGCCGACACAGTTCTCGAACAAAAA CGGCAGACGGAAGGACGGGTGCCTGTGTTTAGCCATGAGGTGGTCCCTGACCATCTGAGAACGAAGCCTGACCCTGAGGTGGAAGAGCAAGAGAAGCAGCTGACCACGGACGCTGCCCGCATCGGTGCTGATGCGGCTCAG AAGCAGATCCAGAGCTTGAATAAAATGTGCTCAAACCTTCTGGAGAAAATCAGCAAAGAGGAACGAGAATCAGAGGGTGGAG GTCTCCGGCCGAACAAGCAGACCTTTAACCCAGCAGACACTAACGCCTTAGTGGCAGCCGTTGCCTTTGGGAAGGGACTGTCTAACTGGAGGCCTTCAGGCAGCAGTGGTCCCGGCCAGCCGGGCCAGCCGGGCGCCGGGACAGTCCTCGCAGGAGCCTCAGGGTTACAGCAGGTGCAGATGGCCGGAGCGCCAAGTCAGCAGCAGCCGATGCTCAGTGGGGTGCAGATGGCCCAAGCAGGTCAGCCAG GGAAAATGCCAAGTGGAATAAAAACCAACATCAAGTCAGCTTCAATGCATCCCTACCAGCGGTGA
- the MED8 gene encoding mediator of RNA polymerase II transcription subunit 8 isoform X2, whose translation MQVRTGLALVTATQRRGTGTESGLEKREEKQLEASLDALLSQVADLKNSLGSFIYKLENEYDRLTWPSVLDSFALLSGQLNTLNKVLKHEKTPLFRNQVIIPLVLSPDRDEDLMRQTEGRVPVFSHEVVPDHLRTKPDPEVEEQEKQLTTDAARIGADAAQKQIQSLNKMCSNLLEKISKEERESEGGGLRPNKQTFNPADTNALVAAVAFGKGLSNWRPSGSSGPGQPGQPGAGTVLAGASGLQQVQMAGAPSQQQPMLSGVQMAQAGQPGKMPSGIKTNIKSASMHPYQR comes from the exons ATGCAGGTGAGGACCGGGTTGGCGCTCGTGACCGCTACTCAGCGTCGGGGTACCGGGACGGAGAGTGGGCTGGAGAAA AGGGAGGAGAAGCAGCTTGAGGCATCATTAGATGCACTCCTGAGTCAAGTGGCTGATCTGAAGAACTCACTGGGGAGTTTCATTTACAAGTTGGAGAACGAGTATGACCGGCTGACCTG GCCGTCTGTCCTGGACAGCTTTGCCTTGCTTTCCGGACAGTTAAACACTCTGAACAAAGTCTTGAAGCATGAAAAGACACCGCTGTTCCGTAACCAGGTCATCATCCCTCTGGTGCTGTCCCCAGACCGAGATGAAGACCTCATG CGGCAGACGGAAGGACGGGTGCCTGTGTTTAGCCATGAGGTGGTCCCTGACCATCTGAGAACGAAGCCTGACCCTGAGGTGGAAGAGCAAGAGAAGCAGCTGACCACGGACGCTGCCCGCATCGGTGCTGATGCGGCTCAG AAGCAGATCCAGAGCTTGAATAAAATGTGCTCAAACCTTCTGGAGAAAATCAGCAAAGAGGAACGAGAATCAGAGGGTGGAG GTCTCCGGCCGAACAAGCAGACCTTTAACCCAGCAGACACTAACGCCTTAGTGGCAGCCGTTGCCTTTGGGAAGGGACTGTCTAACTGGAGGCCTTCAGGCAGCAGTGGTCCCGGCCAGCCGGGCCAGCCGGGCGCCGGGACAGTCCTCGCAGGAGCCTCAGGGTTACAGCAGGTGCAGATGGCCGGAGCGCCAAGTCAGCAGCAGCCGATGCTCAGTGGGGTGCAGATGGCCCAAGCAGGTCAGCCAG GGAAAATGCCAAGTGGAATAAAAACCAACATCAAGTCAGCTTCAATGCATCCCTACCAGCGGTGA
- the MED8 gene encoding mediator of RNA polymerase II transcription subunit 8 isoform X8 codes for MRQTEGRVPVFSHEVVPDHLRTKPDPEVEEQEKQLTTDAARIGADAAQKQIQSLNKMCSNLLEKISKEERESEGGGLRPNKQTFNPADTNALVAAVAFGKGLSNWRPSGSSGPGQPGQPGAGTVLAGASGLQQVQMAGAPSQQQPMLSGVQMAQAGQPGKMPSGIKTNIKSASMHPYQR; via the exons ATG CGGCAGACGGAAGGACGGGTGCCTGTGTTTAGCCATGAGGTGGTCCCTGACCATCTGAGAACGAAGCCTGACCCTGAGGTGGAAGAGCAAGAGAAGCAGCTGACCACGGACGCTGCCCGCATCGGTGCTGATGCGGCTCAG AAGCAGATCCAGAGCTTGAATAAAATGTGCTCAAACCTTCTGGAGAAAATCAGCAAAGAGGAACGAGAATCAGAGGGTGGAG GTCTCCGGCCGAACAAGCAGACCTTTAACCCAGCAGACACTAACGCCTTAGTGGCAGCCGTTGCCTTTGGGAAGGGACTGTCTAACTGGAGGCCTTCAGGCAGCAGTGGTCCCGGCCAGCCGGGCCAGCCGGGCGCCGGGACAGTCCTCGCAGGAGCCTCAGGGTTACAGCAGGTGCAGATGGCCGGAGCGCCAAGTCAGCAGCAGCCGATGCTCAGTGGGGTGCAGATGGCCCAAGCAGGTCAGCCAG GGAAAATGCCAAGTGGAATAAAAACCAACATCAAGTCAGCTTCAATGCATCCCTACCAGCGGTGA
- the MED8 gene encoding mediator of RNA polymerase II transcription subunit 8 isoform X7 yields MVCITRADTVLEQKRQTEGRVPVFSHEVVPDHLRTKPDPEVEEQEKQLTTDAARIGADAAQKQIQSLNKMCSNLLEKISKEERESEGGGLRPNKQTFNPADTNALVAAVAFGKGLSNWRPSGSSGPGQPGQPGAGTVLAGASGLQQVQMAGAPSQQQPMLSGVQMAQAGQPGKMPSGIKTNIKSASMHPYQR; encoded by the exons ATG GTCTGCATCACCAGGGCCGACACAGTTCTCGAACAAAAA CGGCAGACGGAAGGACGGGTGCCTGTGTTTAGCCATGAGGTGGTCCCTGACCATCTGAGAACGAAGCCTGACCCTGAGGTGGAAGAGCAAGAGAAGCAGCTGACCACGGACGCTGCCCGCATCGGTGCTGATGCGGCTCAG AAGCAGATCCAGAGCTTGAATAAAATGTGCTCAAACCTTCTGGAGAAAATCAGCAAAGAGGAACGAGAATCAGAGGGTGGAG GTCTCCGGCCGAACAAGCAGACCTTTAACCCAGCAGACACTAACGCCTTAGTGGCAGCCGTTGCCTTTGGGAAGGGACTGTCTAACTGGAGGCCTTCAGGCAGCAGTGGTCCCGGCCAGCCGGGCCAGCCGGGCGCCGGGACAGTCCTCGCAGGAGCCTCAGGGTTACAGCAGGTGCAGATGGCCGGAGCGCCAAGTCAGCAGCAGCCGATGCTCAGTGGGGTGCAGATGGCCCAAGCAGGTCAGCCAG GGAAAATGCCAAGTGGAATAAAAACCAACATCAAGTCAGCTTCAATGCATCCCTACCAGCGGTGA
- the MED8 gene encoding mediator of RNA polymerase II transcription subunit 8 isoform X1 has product MQVRTGLALVTATQRRGTGTESGLEKREEKQLEASLDALLSQVADLKNSLGSFIYKLENEYDRLTWPSVLDSFALLSGQLNTLNKVLKHEKTPLFRNQVIIPLVLSPDRDEDLMVCITRADTVLEQKRQTEGRVPVFSHEVVPDHLRTKPDPEVEEQEKQLTTDAARIGADAAQKQIQSLNKMCSNLLEKISKEERESEGGGLRPNKQTFNPADTNALVAAVAFGKGLSNWRPSGSSGPGQPGQPGAGTVLAGASGLQQVQMAGAPSQQQPMLSGVQMAQAGQPGKMPSGIKTNIKSASMHPYQR; this is encoded by the exons ATGCAGGTGAGGACCGGGTTGGCGCTCGTGACCGCTACTCAGCGTCGGGGTACCGGGACGGAGAGTGGGCTGGAGAAA AGGGAGGAGAAGCAGCTTGAGGCATCATTAGATGCACTCCTGAGTCAAGTGGCTGATCTGAAGAACTCACTGGGGAGTTTCATTTACAAGTTGGAGAACGAGTATGACCGGCTGACCTG GCCGTCTGTCCTGGACAGCTTTGCCTTGCTTTCCGGACAGTTAAACACTCTGAACAAAGTCTTGAAGCATGAAAAGACACCGCTGTTCCGTAACCAGGTCATCATCCCTCTGGTGCTGTCCCCAGACCGAGATGAAGACCTCATG GTCTGCATCACCAGGGCCGACACAGTTCTCGAACAAAAA CGGCAGACGGAAGGACGGGTGCCTGTGTTTAGCCATGAGGTGGTCCCTGACCATCTGAGAACGAAGCCTGACCCTGAGGTGGAAGAGCAAGAGAAGCAGCTGACCACGGACGCTGCCCGCATCGGTGCTGATGCGGCTCAG AAGCAGATCCAGAGCTTGAATAAAATGTGCTCAAACCTTCTGGAGAAAATCAGCAAAGAGGAACGAGAATCAGAGGGTGGAG GTCTCCGGCCGAACAAGCAGACCTTTAACCCAGCAGACACTAACGCCTTAGTGGCAGCCGTTGCCTTTGGGAAGGGACTGTCTAACTGGAGGCCTTCAGGCAGCAGTGGTCCCGGCCAGCCGGGCCAGCCGGGCGCCGGGACAGTCCTCGCAGGAGCCTCAGGGTTACAGCAGGTGCAGATGGCCGGAGCGCCAAGTCAGCAGCAGCCGATGCTCAGTGGGGTGCAGATGGCCCAAGCAGGTCAGCCAG GGAAAATGCCAAGTGGAATAAAAACCAACATCAAGTCAGCTTCAATGCATCCCTACCAGCGGTGA
- the MED8 gene encoding mediator of RNA polymerase II transcription subunit 8 isoform X5: protein MQREEKQLEASLDALLSQVADLKNSLGSFIYKLENEYDRLTWPSVLDSFALLSGQLNTLNKVLKHEKTPLFRNQVIIPLVLSPDRDEDLMRQTEGRVPVFSHEVVPDHLRTKPDPEVEEQEKQLTTDAARIGADAAQKQIQSLNKMCSNLLEKISKEERESEGGGLRPNKQTFNPADTNALVAAVAFGKGLSNWRPSGSSGPGQPGQPGAGTVLAGASGLQQVQMAGAPSQQQPMLSGVQMAQAGQPGKMPSGIKTNIKSASMHPYQR from the exons ATGCAG AGGGAGGAGAAGCAGCTTGAGGCATCATTAGATGCACTCCTGAGTCAAGTGGCTGATCTGAAGAACTCACTGGGGAGTTTCATTTACAAGTTGGAGAACGAGTATGACCGGCTGACCTG GCCGTCTGTCCTGGACAGCTTTGCCTTGCTTTCCGGACAGTTAAACACTCTGAACAAAGTCTTGAAGCATGAAAAGACACCGCTGTTCCGTAACCAGGTCATCATCCCTCTGGTGCTGTCCCCAGACCGAGATGAAGACCTCATG CGGCAGACGGAAGGACGGGTGCCTGTGTTTAGCCATGAGGTGGTCCCTGACCATCTGAGAACGAAGCCTGACCCTGAGGTGGAAGAGCAAGAGAAGCAGCTGACCACGGACGCTGCCCGCATCGGTGCTGATGCGGCTCAG AAGCAGATCCAGAGCTTGAATAAAATGTGCTCAAACCTTCTGGAGAAAATCAGCAAAGAGGAACGAGAATCAGAGGGTGGAG GTCTCCGGCCGAACAAGCAGACCTTTAACCCAGCAGACACTAACGCCTTAGTGGCAGCCGTTGCCTTTGGGAAGGGACTGTCTAACTGGAGGCCTTCAGGCAGCAGTGGTCCCGGCCAGCCGGGCCAGCCGGGCGCCGGGACAGTCCTCGCAGGAGCCTCAGGGTTACAGCAGGTGCAGATGGCCGGAGCGCCAAGTCAGCAGCAGCCGATGCTCAGTGGGGTGCAGATGGCCCAAGCAGGTCAGCCAG GGAAAATGCCAAGTGGAATAAAAACCAACATCAAGTCAGCTTCAATGCATCCCTACCAGCGGTGA
- the MED8 gene encoding mediator of RNA polymerase II transcription subunit 8 isoform X6: MEREEKQLEASLDALLSQVADLKNSLGSFIYKLENEYDRLTWPSVLDSFALLSGQLNTLNKVLKHEKTPLFRNQVIIPLVLSPDRDEDLMRQTEGRVPVFSHEVVPDHLRTKPDPEVEEQEKQLTTDAARIGADAAQKQIQSLNKMCSNLLEKISKEERESEGGGLRPNKQTFNPADTNALVAAVAFGKGLSNWRPSGSSGPGQPGQPGAGTVLAGASGLQQVQMAGAPSQQQPMLSGVQMAQAGQPGKMPSGIKTNIKSASMHPYQR, from the exons ATGGAG AGGGAGGAGAAGCAGCTTGAGGCATCATTAGATGCACTCCTGAGTCAAGTGGCTGATCTGAAGAACTCACTGGGGAGTTTCATTTACAAGTTGGAGAACGAGTATGACCGGCTGACCTG GCCGTCTGTCCTGGACAGCTTTGCCTTGCTTTCCGGACAGTTAAACACTCTGAACAAAGTCTTGAAGCATGAAAAGACACCGCTGTTCCGTAACCAGGTCATCATCCCTCTGGTGCTGTCCCCAGACCGAGATGAAGACCTCATG CGGCAGACGGAAGGACGGGTGCCTGTGTTTAGCCATGAGGTGGTCCCTGACCATCTGAGAACGAAGCCTGACCCTGAGGTGGAAGAGCAAGAGAAGCAGCTGACCACGGACGCTGCCCGCATCGGTGCTGATGCGGCTCAG AAGCAGATCCAGAGCTTGAATAAAATGTGCTCAAACCTTCTGGAGAAAATCAGCAAAGAGGAACGAGAATCAGAGGGTGGAG GTCTCCGGCCGAACAAGCAGACCTTTAACCCAGCAGACACTAACGCCTTAGTGGCAGCCGTTGCCTTTGGGAAGGGACTGTCTAACTGGAGGCCTTCAGGCAGCAGTGGTCCCGGCCAGCCGGGCCAGCCGGGCGCCGGGACAGTCCTCGCAGGAGCCTCAGGGTTACAGCAGGTGCAGATGGCCGGAGCGCCAAGTCAGCAGCAGCCGATGCTCAGTGGGGTGCAGATGGCCCAAGCAGGTCAGCCAG GGAAAATGCCAAGTGGAATAAAAACCAACATCAAGTCAGCTTCAATGCATCCCTACCAGCGGTGA